The following proteins are co-located in the Oenanthe melanoleuca isolate GR-GAL-2019-014 chromosome 4, OMel1.0, whole genome shotgun sequence genome:
- the FABP1 gene encoding fatty acid-binding protein, liver, whose amino-acid sequence MSFAGKYELQSQENFEPFMRALGLSEEEIQKGKDLKSVSEIVQDGKKFKVTVTTGSKVVKNEFTIGEESEIELLNGEKAKVVVQMEGNNKLVTQVKGMKSVTEVNGDIITYTMTMGDLTLKRVSKRI is encoded by the exons ATGAGCTTCGCTGGAAAATACGAGCTCCAGTCCCAGGAAAACTTTGAGCCCTTTATGAGAGCCCTTG GGCTCTCTGAGGAGGAGATCCAGAAGGGCAAGGACCTCAAGAGCGTCTCAGAAATTGTGCAGGATGGGAAAAAGTTCAAGGTTACTGTGACTACTGGCTCCAAAGTGGTGAAAAACGAGTTCACCATTGGGGAGGAGAGCGAGATAGAGCTGCTGAATGGAGAGAAAGCGAAG GTTGTTGTGCAGATGGAGGGTAACAACAAACTGGTCACACAGGTGAAAGGGATGAAATCTGTCACAGAGGTCAACGGAGACATCATCACCTAC acaaTGACCATGGGTGACCTTACCTTGAAGAGAGTCAGCAAGAGAATCTAG
- the THNSL2 gene encoding threonine synthase-like 2 has product MEYVSTRGGTGAVDFEGALFSGYAPDGGLFMPQRIPSLGRDTLQRWSSLSYPELVKELCSLFIPATLVPRNALDELIDRAFSRFRHKNVVHLSRLKNGLNILELWHGVTYAFKDLSLSCTGQFLQYFLEKKQKHVNILVGTSGDTGSSAIESVRGQKNVDIFVLLPKGLCTQIQELQMTTVIEDNVHVFAAHGNSDEIDEPIKELFADVDFAGKYNLMSLNSVNWSRIMVQIAHYFYAYFQCAPSLDTSPLPMVEIVVPTGGGGNITAGCIAQKMGLPIRLVTVVNSNDIIHRTVQNGDFSLAESVKATLASAMDIQEPYNVERILWLLSGSDSHLIKTLMEQFNISKRLKLPEDLHRKLSETLGSCSASDQDIVGAMWRCWEENQYLLCPHSAVAAHYHYSQPHSIPRCCLAPASAAKFQDALLRAGLVPQIPPEITALTAMETRSSPLERGQDWAQVLQSQIEAVTQQWEAQVGQAARQGRGGSLSR; this is encoded by the exons atGGAGTATGTCAGCACACGGGGAGGCACGGGGGCCGTGGACTTCGAGGGAGCCCTTTTCTCTGGCTATGCACCCGATGGGGGTCTCTTCATGCCCCAGCGCATCCCCTcgctgggcagggacaccctgcaaAGGTGGAGCAGCCTCTCCTACCCTGAGCTGGTGAAGGAGCTGTGCTCCCTCTTCATCCCGGCCACACTGGTCCCACGGAACGCACTCGATG AGCTCATCGACAGGGCCTTCAGCAGATTCAGACACAAGAATGTTGTGCATCTATCCAGGCTGAAAAATGGGCTGAACATTTTGGAGCTCTGGCATGGTGTTACATATGCATTTAAGGACCTGTCCttgtcctgcacaggacagtttttacagtatttcttggagaaaaagcagaagcatGTCAATATTCTGGTGG GGACTtcaggggacacggggagctCGGCCATCGAGAGTGTGAGAGGGCAGAAGAACGTGGACATCTTTGTTCTGCTGCCCAAGGGGCTCTGCACCCAGATACAGGAGCTTCAGATGACCACTGTCATTGAAGACAACGTCCACGTCTTTGCTG CTCATGGGAACAGCGATGAAATCGATGAGCCCATCAAGGAACTGTTTGCTGATGTTGATTTTGCTGGAAAATACAACCTGATGAGCTTGAATTCCGTCAATTGGTCCAGGATTATGGTGCAGATTGCTCACTACTTCTATGCTTACTTTCAgtgtgccccatccctggataCCAGCCCACTGCCAATGGTGGAAATTGTTGTGCcaacaggaggaggaggaaatatCACgg CTGGCTGTATTGCCCAAAAAATGGGTCTCCCAATTCGACTTGTTACAGTGGTGAACAGCAATGACATCATTCATAGGACTGTTCAAAATGGAGATTTCTCACTTGCAGAGAGTGTGAAGGCTACATTAGCATCAGCCATGGATATCCAG GAGCCTTACAATGTGGAGAGGATCCTCTGGCTGCTCTCGGGCTCTGACAGCCACCTGATAAAAACTCTGATGGAGCAATTCAACATCTCAAAAAGGCTGAAGCTGCCAGAGGATTTGCACAGAAAG CTCTCTGAGACCCTGGGATCGTGCTCAGCCTCTGACCAGGACATTGTGGGAGCCATGTGGCGCTGCTGGGAGGAGAACCAGTACCTGCTGTGCCCCCACTCTGCCGTGGCTGCTCACTACCACTACTCACAGCCACACAG CATCCCCCGGTGTTGCTTggctccagcctctgcagccaAATTTCAGGATGCCCTTCTCCGAGCTGGCCTGGTTCCCCAGATCCCCCCTGAAATCACTGCCCTGACAGCAATGGAGACCAGGTCCAGTCCCCTGGAGCGGGGACAGGACTGGGCACAGGTGCTCCAGAGCCAGATTgaagctgtgacacagcagtggGAGGCACAGGTGGGTCAGGCTGCACGCCAGGGCAGGGGGGGATCATTGAGCAGGTAG